The genomic stretch ATGGGCGCCCAGTTCGGCACAGGTGGGGCGTACACCGCGAATTCGTACGATTCCTGGAACACCTTCCAGCGCGGGTCCTGCCGCTCGGCGGCCATGTCCACGGTGGTGTTGACCGGCAGGCGGACGATGGCGCCGTTGGCGTCCTTGTTCATGCCGATCTTCTGGCCTTCGGGGGAGATCGCGTACTCGGCGAATTTCTTCTGGGCGTCCTCCATTGACGAGCCGACCATCATGTAGACGTTCTCGCCCTCGCCGAGGGTGCCGGGGCCGCCCGCCGGGCCCTTGGGCACGGGCAGGACCTCGATCTTGTCGGTGCCGACGCTCTTGACGAAACGGGCCAGCACGTACGGGCCGACCAGGTAGATGCCGCCCTGGCCCTTCTCGAACACCTCGTGCGTGACGGTCGTGTCGTTGCTGACCGCGCCGGGGTTGACGGTCTTGGACTTGCAGAACTGGTCCTGCAGGTACTGGACGGCCTCGACGAACTTGGGGTCGTTGGCGGTGGCCGTGTACTTGCCCGGGCCGGCGGCCTTGAGGAAGTCGGCGCCGTTGGCGTAGATCAGCGAGGAGGCGTACCAGGAGGCGTAGCCGCGCTTGGTGCCGGCCGGGATGACGAAGCCGGCGGTGTCAGCCTGGCCGTTGCCGTCGGGGTCCTTCTGGGTGAAGGCGGTGGCCAGCTTGGCCAGGTCCTCCCAGGTAGCCGGCGGCTGCATGCCCACCTTCTCACGCCAGTCCTT from Nonomuraea polychroma encodes the following:
- a CDS encoding ABC transporter substrate-binding protein, which gives rise to MEIWIRQAPDSDSAKTAKKLADAFTQASGVKTKVVALFDDFETKLNQQAAQKQLPDIVINDTAQLGNMQSQGWLREVDKASLAGGDKLSDRAWSAATGSDGKIYAAPFSAQAFALIVRKDWREKVGMQPPATWEDLAKLATAFTQKDPDGNGQADTAGFVIPAGTKRGYASWYASSLIYANGADFLKAAGPGKYTATANDPKFVEAVQYLQDQFCKSKTVNPGAVSNDTTVTHEVFEKGQGGIYLVGPYVLARFVKSVGTDKIEVLPVPKGPAGGPGTLGEGENVYMMVGSSMEDAQKKFAEYAISPEGQKIGMNKDANGAIVRLPVNTTVDMAAERQDPRWKVFQESYEFAVYAPPVPNWAPIRQTSADAINTVWADCTADVKTAMDGLNTKLTQELQSQKAS